A genomic window from Brachyspira sp. SAP_772 includes:
- a CDS encoding IMP dehydrogenase — MPANLKEALTFDDVLLVPQESDILPKDVSLERKLTKKITLRTPLISSPMDTVTESKMAIAMALCGGLGVIHKNMTLEQQAKEVEIVKSFKDIENKQKASINEKGLLLAAAAIGISDDRYERTEKLIEAGVDIIVIDTAHGHSKNVLNAIADIKKKYSQVEVIAGNIATKDGAKALIDAGVDAIKIGIGAGSICTTRIIAGVGVPQLTAIEDASEIAKQNNVGAIADGGIKYSGDIVKAFAIGADAVMAGGLFSSTYEAPGDVIIIDGKKYKPYRGMGSVGAMLHGSKDRYFQSEVVNKSKFVPEGIEGVTEYKGHVADVVYQITGGIRSGMGYIGAKTIEELQKKAVFLKITNQGLAESHVHDVKITSKAPNY; from the coding sequence ATGCCAGCTAATTTAAAAGAAGCTCTCACCTTTGACGATGTATTATTAGTACCACAAGAATCAGATATTCTTCCCAAAGATGTATCTTTAGAAAGAAAATTAACAAAAAAAATAACATTAAGAACTCCATTAATAAGCTCGCCCATGGACACAGTTACAGAATCAAAAATGGCTATAGCAATGGCTTTATGCGGAGGCTTAGGGGTTATACATAAAAATATGACATTAGAACAACAGGCAAAAGAAGTAGAAATTGTAAAAAGTTTTAAAGATATCGAAAATAAACAAAAAGCAAGCATTAATGAAAAAGGTTTATTACTTGCTGCTGCTGCTATAGGAATATCCGATGATAGGTATGAAAGAACAGAAAAATTAATAGAAGCTGGTGTAGATATAATAGTAATAGATACAGCACATGGTCATTCAAAAAATGTATTAAATGCTATAGCTGATATAAAAAAGAAATATTCTCAAGTAGAAGTTATAGCTGGAAACATTGCTACAAAAGACGGGGCTAAGGCTTTGATTGATGCTGGTGTTGATGCTATAAAAATAGGTATTGGTGCTGGTTCTATATGTACAACAAGAATTATTGCTGGAGTTGGTGTACCTCAGCTTACAGCTATAGAAGATGCTTCTGAGATAGCTAAACAAAATAATGTAGGTGCTATTGCTGATGGTGGCATAAAATATTCTGGTGATATAGTAAAGGCTTTTGCTATAGGTGCTGATGCTGTGATGGCTGGAGGACTTTTCTCTTCCACATATGAGGCTCCCGGTGATGTTATTATAATTGATGGTAAAAAATATAAACCTTATAGAGGAATGGGTTCTGTTGGTGCTATGCTTCATGGAAGTAAAGATAGATATTTCCAAAGTGAGGTTGTAAACAAATCTAAGTTTGTACCTGAAGGCATAGAAGGTGTTACCGAATATAAAGGTCATGTTGCTGATGTTGTTTACCAGATTACAGGCGGTATTCGTTCTGGAATGGGCTATATTGGTGCTAAAACTATAGAGGAATTACAGAAAAAAGCAGTATTCCTTAAAATTACAAATCAAGGTCTTGCTGAAAGCCATGTACATGATGTAAAAATTACTTCCAAAGCACCTAATTATTAA
- the nagE gene encoding N-acetylglucosamine-specific PTS transporter subunit IIBC has translation MFGYLQKIGKSLMVPVAVLPAAAILLGIGYWIDPNGWGGGSPVAAFFIKAGGSIIDNMPILFAVGVAFGMSKDRNGAAALAGLVAFLVVTTLLAPATVAMIQSKDVADVAPGFAKINNQFIGILCGIIAGGLYNKFSEVKLPEFLAFFSGRRFVPIITSGVMMIASFILMAVWPAIYGGLVSFGEAIISLGPIGAGIYGFFNRLLIPVGLHHALNSVFWFDVAGINDIPNFLGGQASIDAGTGIIGQTGMYQAGFFPIMMFGLLGACLAFIKNAKPENRNKIRSIMLAAGFASFFTGVTEPIEFSFMFVAPVLYLIHAILTAISLIISSSMQWIAGFGFSAGLIDLVLSTRNPLATQWYMLIIQGIVFFILYFVIFNFAIQKFNLKTPGREDDDDVEEIEVTVATPKGNSYANKALLLLPLLGGIDNIVDIDNCATRLRLEVKDNSVVKDAEIRKHFPGVLKPGKTSVQVIVGTDVQFLADEFKKLAKK, from the coding sequence ATGTTTGGTTATCTACAAAAAATAGGTAAATCCTTAATGGTACCTGTAGCCGTATTGCCTGCAGCTGCTATCCTTTTGGGTATTGGTTACTGGATAGACCCTAATGGATGGGGAGGCGGAAGTCCTGTTGCTGCATTCTTTATTAAGGCAGGCGGTTCTATTATAGATAATATGCCTATATTGTTTGCGGTTGGTGTTGCTTTTGGTATGTCTAAAGATAGAAATGGTGCTGCAGCTTTGGCTGGATTAGTAGCATTTCTAGTTGTAACAACTCTTTTAGCTCCTGCTACTGTTGCTATGATTCAAAGTAAAGATGTTGCTGATGTGGCTCCCGGTTTTGCTAAAATTAATAACCAATTTATAGGTATACTTTGCGGTATTATAGCTGGAGGATTATACAATAAGTTTTCTGAAGTAAAATTGCCGGAATTCTTAGCATTCTTTAGCGGAAGAAGATTTGTACCTATAATTACTTCTGGTGTTATGATGATAGCATCATTCATATTAATGGCTGTATGGCCTGCTATTTATGGCGGTTTAGTAAGTTTTGGTGAAGCTATCATTAGTCTTGGACCTATAGGGGCTGGTATTTATGGTTTCTTTAACAGACTTTTAATTCCTGTTGGTTTACACCATGCTCTTAACTCAGTATTTTGGTTTGACGTTGCTGGTATTAATGATATACCTAATTTCTTGGGCGGTCAGGCTTCTATTGATGCTGGTACTGGTATTATTGGACAAACTGGTATGTATCAGGCTGGTTTCTTCCCTATTATGATGTTTGGTCTTTTGGGTGCTTGTTTGGCTTTCATTAAAAATGCTAAACCTGAAAATAGAAATAAAATTCGTTCTATAATGTTGGCTGCTGGTTTTGCTAGTTTCTTTACTGGTGTTACTGAGCCTATAGAATTCTCATTTATGTTTGTTGCTCCTGTATTATATCTTATACACGCTATATTAACTGCTATATCTTTGATTATTTCTTCTAGCATGCAATGGATTGCTGGTTTTGGTTTCTCTGCTGGTTTGATAGACCTTGTTCTTTCTACTAGAAACCCTTTAGCTACTCAATGGTATATGTTAATTATACAAGGTATAGTATTTTTCATACTTTATTTTGTTATTTTCAACTTCGCTATTCAGAAATTTAACCTTAAAACTCCTGGAAGAGAAGATGATGATGATGTAGAAGAAATAGAAGTTACTGTAGCAACACCTAAAGGTAATTCTTATGCCAATAAAGCTTTATTGCTTCTTCCTTTACTTGGAGGAATTGACAATATAGTTGATATTGATAATTGTGCTACAAGATTAAGATTAGAAGTAAAAGATAATTCTGTAGTTAAGGACGCTGAAATTAGAAAACATTTCCCTGGAGTATTGAAACCTGGTAAAACTTCCGTACAAGTAATAGTAGGTACTGATGTTCAATTCTTGGCAGATGAGTTTAAAAAATTAGCAAAAAAATAA
- a CDS encoding MBL fold metallo-hydrolase, with the protein MKIIFLGTGTSDGVPMIGCKCNVCKSRDKRDKRTRSSVLIQHKNKNYIIDTSLDFREQMLREKVDSLEAVFYTHHHADHSSGIVDLRSLNFMMHRHIDCYGNEDTMEVLKDKYNYIFNPVQIGGGIPDLQFHIIEKPMKFDDITVTPIPVKHGILNILGYRFNNFTYITDASFISDESLKLIEGSEILVLNGLRYRPHSTHLSLQESVNIADIIKAKKTFFTHLTHDVLHKNLEKELPKDMYGAYDGLTLEI; encoded by the coding sequence ATGAAAATAATTTTTTTAGGAACTGGTACATCCGATGGTGTGCCTATGATAGGCTGCAAATGTAATGTTTGTAAGAGTAGAGACAAAAGAGATAAAAGAACAAGATCATCTGTTTTAATACAGCATAAAAATAAAAACTACATAATAGATACTTCTTTAGATTTTAGAGAGCAAATGCTTAGAGAAAAAGTTGATAGCTTAGAAGCAGTATTCTACACTCATCATCATGCAGACCATTCTTCTGGAATAGTAGATTTACGTTCATTAAACTTTATGATGCATAGGCATATAGATTGTTATGGTAATGAAGATACTATGGAGGTATTGAAAGATAAATATAATTACATATTTAATCCCGTTCAAATAGGTGGTGGTATACCAGATTTACAATTTCACATTATAGAAAAACCTATGAAGTTTGATGATATAACTGTAACACCTATTCCTGTAAAACATGGTATATTAAATATATTAGGCTATAGATTTAATAACTTCACATATATTACAGATGCAAGTTTCATAAGCGATGAAAGCTTAAAACTCATAGAAGGCAGTGAAATTCTAGTATTAAATGGATTAAGATATCGCCCTCATAGTACACATTTATCACTTCAAGAATCAGTTAATATAGCAGATATTATAAAAGCCAAAAAAACTTTTTTTACACACTTAACTCATGATGTTTTGCATAAAAACTTAGAGAAAGAGCTTCCAAAAGATATGTATGGAGCATATGATGGACTAACACTAGAAATATAA
- a CDS encoding class I SAM-dependent RNA methyltransferase, with protein MKVKIIDTAYGGYGIAKDGKIIFVAHSVEGDVVDILVKKENKNFCYANINSIIEPSKYRIKAKCKYAGICGGCVFNHIEYNKQLEIKKRIVLNAIRSIEYYNDINIIKSSNEHYRLRVNMIAKDGNIGFYKFNTNEFVHIDECIILKEKLFDKIKKFSLHNNITGSIYAIESNNGKTLSFADILKQNKNIDISYFDGITIKQKKKIKTYGIDKTNYNTYFGKVPLSHKSFFQSNHYLLDEFQKNAVKYFNEYDKNIVELYAGSGFFTVAIKEKLKSLNVDYKLVSSEISSDAINIAKDIIKEDANETLKKINYNVDALFVDPPRDGLDKKVIENIIRIKPKKIIYISCNPMTFARDINLLKDYYQLIDLNIIDMFPDTYHIELVSCLEIK; from the coding sequence ATGAAAGTAAAAATAATAGACACGGCTTACGGCGGATATGGAATTGCTAAAGATGGAAAAATAATATTTGTAGCACATTCTGTTGAAGGTGATGTAGTTGATATATTGGTAAAAAAAGAAAATAAGAACTTTTGCTATGCTAATATAAATAGTATTATAGAGCCTTCAAAGTATAGAATAAAAGCAAAATGTAAATATGCAGGTATCTGCGGAGGATGCGTATTTAATCATATTGAATATAATAAGCAATTAGAAATAAAAAAAAGAATTGTATTAAATGCTATAAGAAGCATTGAATATTATAATGATATAAATATAATAAAATCGTCTAATGAACATTATAGACTACGTGTAAATATGATAGCTAAAGATGGTAATATTGGCTTTTATAAATTTAATACTAATGAGTTTGTGCATATAGATGAATGTATTATATTAAAAGAGAAACTGTTTGATAAAATAAAAAAATTCTCTCTTCACAACAACATCACAGGAAGTATTTATGCCATAGAAAGTAATAATGGTAAAACACTATCATTTGCTGATATTCTAAAACAAAATAAAAATATAGATATAAGCTATTTTGACGGAATCACTATAAAACAAAAAAAGAAAATAAAAACATACGGCATAGACAAAACAAATTACAATACATATTTTGGAAAAGTTCCATTATCACATAAAAGCTTTTTTCAATCAAATCATTATTTGCTAGATGAGTTTCAAAAGAATGCTGTTAAATACTTTAATGAATATGATAAAAATATAGTTGAACTTTATGCAGGAAGCGGATTTTTTACTGTTGCTATTAAAGAGAAATTAAAAAGTTTGAATGTTGATTATAAATTAGTGTCTTCTGAAATAAGTTCTGACGCTATAAATATTGCAAAAGATATTATAAAAGAAGATGCAAACGAAACATTAAAAAAAATAAATTATAATGTAGATGCATTATTTGTTGATCCTCCTCGTGATGGATTAGATAAAAAAGTAATAGAAAATATTATTAGAATAAAGCCCAAAAAAATTATATATATTTCTTGCAACCCTATGACATTTGCAAGAGATATTAATTTATTAAAAGACTATTATCAATTAATAGATTTAAATATAATAGATATGTTTCCAGATACTTATCATATAGAGTTAGTATCTTGTTTAGAGATAAAATAA
- a CDS encoding GDSL-type esterase/lipase family protein, translating into MKIVCLGDSTTYGYMVNRKQVWTYILNTKFNNSNIEFLNKGINGDTISSMYFRFDNDVINEKADSLILMGGVNDIFLFKPLENIKQSFVDIVNKSKEKNIDIIIFTPIPFIKEDFTFFEVGNLEEMSSILIEYVNFINSYTKENNIKCIDVYKMFTNEILKEYKYYDLYFDGVHLNSEGHNVFSSYIFERLKEYIK; encoded by the coding sequence ATGAAAATAGTTTGCCTTGGAGACAGCACCACTTATGGATATATGGTTAATAGAAAACAAGTTTGGACTTATATATTAAATACTAAATTCAATAACTCTAATATAGAGTTTTTAAACAAAGGAATAAACGGAGATACTATTTCTTCAATGTATTTTCGTTTTGATAATGATGTTATTAATGAAAAAGCTGATAGTTTAATACTTATGGGCGGGGTAAATGATATATTTCTTTTTAAGCCTTTAGAAAATATAAAACAAAGCTTCGTTGATATAGTAAATAAATCTAAAGAAAAGAATATAGATATAATAATATTTACACCTATACCTTTTATAAAAGAAGATTTTACATTTTTTGAAGTTGGCAATTTAGAAGAAATGTCAAGCATATTAATAGAGTATGTTAATTTTATTAATTCATACACAAAAGAAAATAATATAAAATGCATTGATGTTTACAAGATGTTTACAAATGAAATATTAAAAGAATATAAATATTATGATTTGTATTTTGACGGTGTTCATTTAAATAGCGAAGGACATAATGTGTTTTCTTCTTACATATTTGAAAGATTAAAAGAATATATAAAGTAA
- a CDS encoding MATE family efflux transporter, which yields MKEQTLTQGKILKSLILFAFPVLIALFLQAMYGAADLIIVGKFAGTNEQSGVASGSQLFNMITMIITGLTMGITVFVGDAIGANKKEKAGNGIGSGIIIFAVIAIIITLIIVPFSDLIASYMHAPKEAFKQTSNYIKICAIGTIFIVAYNCIGAIFRGIGDSKTPLITVAIACFINIVGDIILVAGFNMGASGAAIATVSSQAISVVFSLYFISKKKLPFNFSKKYIRLEKECVKKILIIGSPIALQEMLVQFSFLFIQVIVNGMGVMESAAVGVAEKVCVFLMLVASAYMQSISAFVAQNNGAGLYERSQKALIYGIRTALIAGMCTSIITLVFGNLLSNIFSNERLVILASYSYLKAYAIDCLLTAILFCFVGYFNGCGKTLFVMIQGIVGAFFVRIPVVYLMSHIDNASLFYIGLATPISSIVQIILCLIAYNYYKRDLYNSEKLEKSYSTI from the coding sequence ATGAAAGAACAAACTTTAACACAAGGAAAAATATTAAAATCATTAATACTGTTTGCTTTTCCTGTACTTATAGCATTGTTTTTGCAAGCTATGTATGGGGCAGCGGACTTAATTATAGTAGGGAAGTTTGCGGGTACTAATGAGCAGTCAGGTGTTGCATCTGGAAGTCAGCTATTTAATATGATAACTATGATAATAACAGGGCTTACTATGGGAATTACAGTATTTGTGGGTGATGCTATAGGTGCTAACAAAAAAGAAAAGGCCGGAAATGGTATTGGAAGCGGTATTATTATTTTTGCTGTTATTGCTATTATTATCACTTTAATTATTGTGCCTTTTAGTGATTTGATTGCAAGTTATATGCATGCTCCAAAAGAGGCATTTAAGCAAACAAGTAATTATATAAAAATATGTGCAATTGGTACTATATTTATTGTGGCATACAATTGCATAGGGGCTATATTTAGAGGAATTGGAGATTCAAAGACTCCGTTAATTACGGTTGCTATTGCTTGTTTTATCAATATAGTAGGAGATATTATATTGGTTGCTGGTTTTAATATGGGGGCTTCTGGTGCTGCTATTGCTACTGTTAGCTCTCAGGCTATTAGTGTTGTGTTTTCACTTTATTTTATAAGCAAAAAGAAACTTCCTTTTAATTTTTCTAAGAAATATATTAGATTAGAAAAAGAGTGTGTAAAGAAGATACTTATTATAGGCTCTCCTATAGCTTTGCAGGAGATGCTTGTGCAGTTTTCATTTTTATTTATACAGGTAATAGTTAATGGAATGGGGGTTATGGAATCTGCTGCTGTGGGAGTTGCTGAGAAGGTATGCGTATTTTTAATGCTTGTTGCTTCTGCCTATATGCAATCAATATCGGCATTTGTTGCTCAAAATAATGGGGCAGGGTTATATGAACGCTCTCAAAAAGCTTTGATTTATGGTATAAGAACCGCTTTAATTGCTGGAATGTGTACTAGTATAATTACTTTAGTTTTTGGAAATTTGCTTTCTAATATATTTTCTAATGAGAGATTGGTTATATTAGCATCTTATAGTTATTTAAAAGCTTATGCTATAGATTGTTTGCTTACTGCTATATTATTTTGTTTTGTAGGATATTTTAATGGATGTGGAAAGACGTTGTTTGTGATGATACAGGGAATAGTAGGGGCTTTTTTTGTGAGGATACCCGTTGTATATTTAATGAGCCATATTGATAATGCTTCTCTTTTTTACATAGGTCTTGCTACACCTATATCATCTATAGTGCAGATAATTTTATGTTTAATAGCTTACAATTATTATAAGAGAGATTTATATAATTCAGAGAAATTGGAGAAATCTTATTCTACTATTTGA
- a CDS encoding MATE family efflux transporter gives MTKDMTVGSPFKTIIYFSIPMLIGGIFQQFYGVADTIIIGKFVGSRALASIGATTSTMFFFLSFAIGFTNAFSIVMGQFFGAKNETMLKTTFLNSIYLTLFSSLILFVLGIFLSRPLMILLKTPEDIIDNSVLYLQICVGLSFGQLIYNGASSILRALGDSKTPLYFLILTTVLNIILDLIFVALLKMNVFGVAIATVISQIISAFLSVLYIIKKFPILKLHREDIIFNFENLFMIIKIGVSMSIQAVFLSIGEMIISGVVNTFGTNVVASYTTGNRINQFASMAYFVVSEAFAVYVAQNFGAQKFDRIKEGFRSIIILSLSLSLFATFIIFIFGDNLIRLFISSNDKYIEIIVEICRGYLRISSMFYPFLAIILLYNNSIRAIGKALIPLISGIVELVIKVGGSVFLSIPFGYVGVWFANPVGWALGILPSCIYFHKYAFKK, from the coding sequence ATGACAAAAGATATGACTGTAGGAAGTCCGTTTAAGACTATAATATATTTTTCTATACCTATGCTTATAGGAGGAATATTTCAGCAATTCTATGGAGTTGCAGATACTATTATAATAGGCAAGTTTGTAGGTTCAAGGGCATTAGCCTCTATTGGAGCTACAACTTCCACTATGTTTTTCTTTTTATCTTTTGCTATAGGTTTTACTAATGCTTTTTCTATAGTAATGGGTCAGTTTTTTGGTGCTAAAAATGAAACTATGCTTAAAACTACTTTTCTTAATTCCATATATTTAACATTATTTAGCTCTTTAATTCTTTTTGTACTTGGAATATTTTTATCAAGACCTCTTATGATATTATTGAAAACACCAGAAGACATAATAGATAATTCGGTATTATATTTGCAAATATGTGTGGGCTTATCATTTGGGCAGCTTATATATAATGGAGCTTCTAGTATATTAAGGGCTTTGGGAGACAGTAAAACGCCTTTATATTTTTTAATACTTACAACCGTTTTAAACATCATATTAGATTTAATTTTTGTTGCTTTACTCAAAATGAATGTATTTGGTGTTGCCATTGCTACTGTAATATCACAAATAATATCTGCTTTTTTAAGTGTGTTATATATTATTAAAAAATTTCCTATATTGAAACTTCATAGAGAGGATATTATTTTTAATTTTGAGAATCTATTTATGATAATAAAAATAGGAGTTTCTATGAGTATACAGGCAGTATTTTTGTCTATAGGGGAGATGATTATAAGCGGAGTTGTTAATACATTTGGCACTAATGTTGTAGCATCATACACAACAGGAAATAGAATAAATCAATTTGCTTCTATGGCATATTTTGTGGTGTCTGAGGCTTTTGCTGTTTATGTAGCACAAAATTTTGGGGCTCAAAAGTTTGATAGAATTAAAGAAGGTTTTAGAAGCATAATAATATTATCATTATCTTTGAGTTTATTTGCAACGTTTATTATATTTATATTTGGAGATAATTTGATAAGGCTTTTTATTTCAAGTAATGATAAATATATAGAAATAATAGTAGAGATATGCAGGGGCTATTTAAGAATATCATCAATGTTTTATCCATTTTTAGCTATAATACTATTATACAACAACTCTATAAGAGCAATAGGAAAAGCACTTATTCCTTTAATTTCTGGAATAGTTGAGCTTGTTATAAAGGTTGGAGGGTCAGTATTTTTATCTATACCATTTGGATATGTTGGAGTGTGGTTTGCAAATCCTGTTGGCTGGGCTTTGGGTATACTTCCTTCTTGCATTTATTTTCACAAATACGCTTTTAAAAAGTAA
- the uvrB gene encoding excinuclease ABC subunit UvrB yields the protein MKSFKIESNFKPSGDQITAIDSLVKGLENKNKYQTLLGVTASGKTFTIANVIEKANRPTLVMSHNKTLAAQLYRELKDFFPNNAVEYFVSYYDYYQPEAYVPAKDLYIDKDASVNDEIDRLRLKATTSLLERRDVIIVASVSCIYGLGSPEDYRKLYIAIEKDGEYDRDEIIEKLVSIQYERVKDVLERARFKVIGDTLEIMSAYSDEVIRIEFFGDTVERIIKINPITRQKIAEQDRVVIYPAKHFVTGSDKLAAGIKLIEEELEEQYNKFKSEGKLVEAERIYGRTKYDLEMLREVGYCAGIENYSRPLSGRKEGDRPACLIDYFPKDFLTIIDESHVSVPQIRGMFFGDRSRKETLVKYGFRLPSALDNRPLFFEEFENLTNDTIYISATPAEYELKKSSQVVEQIIRPTGLLDPIIEVYPINGQIDRILEEIKKTVSNNERIFITTLTKKMAEDLTKYLNENGVRTRYLHSDIQTVERVEIIRDLRLGAFDVLVGINLLREGLDVPEVSLILILDADKTGFLRNTTTLIQTIGRAARNANGRVIMFADTISDAMKVAIDETERRRKIQMDYNKEHNITPKTIIKKIQDIIEREEKVETSYELHFDFRRFNERVKIDPEQKSDDYIKELEKEMKKASDSLEFEKAIEIREKINQLKQLKPAKKSVHKNITSKRAKR from the coding sequence ATGAAAAGTTTTAAAATAGAATCGAATTTTAAACCTTCAGGAGACCAAATAACAGCAATAGACTCTTTAGTTAAAGGACTTGAAAATAAAAATAAATATCAAACTCTTTTAGGTGTTACTGCAAGCGGAAAAACCTTTACAATTGCAAATGTGATAGAGAAAGCAAACCGCCCTACTCTTGTAATGTCGCATAACAAAACTTTGGCAGCACAGCTTTACAGAGAATTAAAAGATTTCTTCCCAAACAATGCAGTTGAATACTTCGTTTCATACTACGATTATTATCAGCCTGAAGCCTATGTTCCTGCAAAGGATTTATATATTGATAAAGACGCCTCTGTTAATGATGAGATTGACAGATTAAGACTTAAAGCTACTACTTCGCTTCTTGAAAGGAGAGATGTTATAATTGTTGCTTCTGTTTCTTGTATATACGGCTTGGGTTCTCCTGAAGATTATAGAAAACTATATATTGCAATAGAAAAAGATGGAGAATACGACAGAGATGAAATCATTGAAAAATTAGTATCCATACAATATGAACGAGTTAAAGATGTGCTTGAGAGGGCAAGGTTTAAAGTAATTGGCGACACTTTAGAGATAATGAGTGCCTATTCTGATGAGGTTATAAGAATAGAGTTTTTTGGGGACACTGTTGAACGTATTATAAAAATTAATCCTATCACAAGACAAAAAATTGCAGAGCAAGACAGAGTTGTAATATATCCTGCAAAACACTTCGTTACAGGAAGCGACAAATTAGCAGCAGGAATAAAATTAATAGAAGAAGAACTTGAAGAGCAGTATAATAAATTCAAATCCGAAGGAAAGTTAGTAGAAGCTGAAAGAATATACGGAAGAACAAAGTATGATTTGGAGATGCTTAGAGAAGTGGGTTACTGTGCAGGCATAGAAAATTATTCCCGCCCATTATCAGGACGTAAAGAGGGAGACAGACCTGCTTGTTTGATAGACTATTTTCCAAAAGATTTTTTAACTATAATAGATGAGTCGCATGTGAGTGTACCTCAAATTAGAGGAATGTTTTTTGGAGATAGAAGCAGAAAAGAGACTTTAGTAAAATACGGTTTTAGACTTCCTTCAGCATTAGACAACCGTCCATTATTTTTTGAAGAGTTTGAAAATCTCACTAATGATACAATATATATTAGTGCGACCCCTGCAGAATATGAACTAAAAAAAAGCAGTCAAGTTGTAGAGCAGATAATCCGCCCAACGGGACTCCTTGACCCTATAATTGAAGTATACCCTATAAATGGCCAAATAGACAGAATTCTTGAAGAGATTAAAAAAACGGTATCCAACAACGAAAGAATATTTATAACAACACTAACCAAAAAAATGGCAGAAGACCTCACAAAATATTTAAATGAAAATGGAGTGAGAACTCGTTATTTACATTCAGACATTCAAACAGTTGAACGTGTTGAGATAATAAGAGATTTGAGGCTTGGGGCTTTTGATGTGCTTGTAGGTATTAACCTTTTGAGAGAGGGGCTTGATGTACCTGAAGTATCACTCATACTAATACTTGATGCCGATAAAACAGGTTTTTTAAGAAACACTACTACCCTAATACAAACAATAGGACGTGCTGCAAGAAATGCTAATGGCAGAGTGATAATGTTTGCTGATACCATAAGCGATGCTATGAAAGTAGCCATTGATGAAACAGAAAGAAGAAGAAAAATACAAATGGACTACAACAAAGAGCATAACATCACACCAAAAACAATAATCAAAAAAATACAAGATATAATTGAAAGAGAAGAAAAAGTTGAAACCTCTTATGAACTTCATTTTGACTTTAGACGCTTCAATGAAAGAGTAAAAATTGACCCAGAACAAAAAAGCGATGATTATATAAAAGAGCTTGAAAAAGAGATGAAAAAAGCTTCAGATAGTTTAGAGTTTGAAAAAGCTATTGAAATAAGAGAGAAAATAAATCAGCTTAAACAGTTAAAGCCAGCTAAAAAATCAGTACATAAAAATATCACTTCAAAAAGAGCTAAACGTTAA
- the rsmH gene encoding 16S rRNA (cytosine(1402)-N(4))-methyltransferase RsmH — protein sequence MDNNIVHTPVMLKEILSFIPENANIAVDATLGEGGHTKAMLDLNLEVHSFERDDKILEVAKERLKDYKKFHYYNNTYDKMLEELDENVIGNVDFMLYDLGVSMFHFKKANRGFSFKDDVKLDMRLGINNKSAYDVINSYSEKELERVFREYGEMHNASKIANIIVNERKKKTIETSKELENIIFHHTDKAKRFGKIHPATLVFQAIRIEVNDELNILEKSISNISKILKNGGVAAIMSYHSLEDRIVKRFLKDNEKTKNKDGVFKLLNSKVITPTNEEIKLNPASRSAKLRIAKLTV from the coding sequence ATGGATAATAATATAGTTCATACACCTGTAATGCTTAAAGAAATTTTAAGTTTCATACCAGAAAATGCCAATATTGCAGTGGACGCTACATTAGGCGAGGGCGGTCATACCAAAGCAATGCTTGATTTGAACCTTGAAGTTCATAGCTTTGAGAGAGATGATAAAATACTTGAAGTTGCAAAAGAGAGGCTTAAAGATTATAAAAAGTTTCATTACTATAACAACACTTATGATAAGATGTTAGAAGAGCTTGATGAGAATGTTATTGGTAATGTTGATTTTATGCTTTATGACCTTGGAGTTTCTATGTTTCATTTCAAAAAGGCTAATAGGGGATTTTCTTTTAAAGATGATGTTAAACTTGATATGCGTCTTGGTATTAACAATAAAAGTGCTTATGATGTTATTAATAGCTATTCAGAAAAAGAGCTTGAGAGGGTTTTTAGAGAATATGGTGAGATGCATAATGCTTCAAAGATTGCAAACATTATAGTAAACGAAAGAAAGAAAAAAACTATAGAAACTTCCAAAGAATTAGAAAATATTATTTTTCATCATACAGATAAAGCAAAAAGGTTTGGTAAAATTCACCCTGCAACATTAGTGTTTCAGGCTATAAGAATAGAGGTTAATGATGAGCTTAATATATTAGAAAAGTCCATTTCAAATATCAGCAAAATTTTAAAAAATGGCGGAGTTGCTGCTATAATGAGTTATCATTCTTTGGAAGATAGAATAGTTAAGAGATTTTTGAAGGACAATGAAAAAACTAAAAATAAAGATGGTGTATTTAAATTACTAAATTCTAAGGTTATAACTCCGACAAATGAAGAGATAAAATTAAATCCCGCAAGCAGAAGTGCTAAACTTAGAATTGCAAAATTAACAGTTTAA